ATTACGGTGACGCAGGATCTGAACGCCACGTTTCCGGCCAGAGCGATCAGGCAAATGAACGGGTGGGAGTTGGTTCCCCTGATGTGCGCGTTGGAAATCCCCGTTCCGGGCGGATTGCCCAAATGCATCCGGCTGATGGTCCATGTGAACACAGACAAACAGCAAAGCGAAATGGTGCATGTATACTTGAACAAA
The Bacilli bacterium genome window above contains:
- the aroH gene encoding chorismate mutase: MYVRGIRGATTVDANNEEEILSATAQLLKRIVQENKISPEDIGSVFITVTQDLNATFPARAIRQMNGWELVPLMCALEIPVPGGLPKCIRLMVHVNTDKQQSEMVHVYLNKAQSLRPDLKL